One segment of Dolichospermum sp. DET69 DNA contains the following:
- a CDS encoding CTP synthase codes for MTKFIFVTGGVVSSIGKGIVAASLGRLLKSRDYSVSILKLDPYINVDPGTMSPFQHGEVFVTQDGAETDLDLGHYERFTDTSMSRLNSVTTGLIYQSVINKERRGDYNGGTVQVIPHITNEIKERILRVAKETNPSAVITEIGGTVGDIESLPFLEAIRQLRKEVGRRNVLYLHVTLLPWIAAAGEMKTKPTQHSVKELRSIGIQPDILVCRSDRPIPTGLKQKLSEFCDVPVECVITSPDARSIYEVPVLLEREGLAEQVLNLLQMEQRQPNMTQWEMMVDRMYNPKYTVEIAIVGKYVRLSDAYLSVVESLRHAAIATHGDLRLRWVNSEVLENEPPENYLSGVDGIIVPGGFGNRGIDGKIAAIKYARDRQIPFLGLCLGMQCSVIEWARNVEGLSNANSAEFDQYTKNPVINLLPEQQDVVDLGGTMRLGLYPCRVLPNTLAFQLYQEEVIYERHRHRYEFNNVYRSQLLNSGYLVSGTSPDGRLVEIIEYPKHPFFIACQFHPEFQSRPNAPHPLFKGFMTAALSQSHSTTTIPKPVEVS; via the coding sequence ATGACTAAGTTTATCTTTGTTACTGGGGGCGTTGTTTCCAGTATTGGTAAGGGCATTGTAGCAGCAAGTCTGGGACGTTTGCTGAAATCGCGGGATTATTCGGTTTCCATTCTCAAGCTTGATCCTTATATTAACGTTGACCCCGGCACAATGAGTCCTTTTCAGCATGGGGAAGTTTTTGTAACTCAAGATGGTGCAGAAACGGATTTGGATTTGGGACATTACGAGCGCTTTACTGATACTTCCATGTCTCGGCTCAATAGTGTTACTACTGGCTTGATTTATCAGTCAGTTATTAATAAGGAACGCCGAGGAGACTATAATGGCGGCACTGTTCAGGTAATTCCTCACATTACCAATGAGATTAAAGAGAGGATTCTCAGAGTTGCTAAAGAAACTAATCCTTCCGCTGTGATTACGGAAATTGGCGGGACTGTGGGTGATATTGAATCACTACCGTTTTTAGAAGCAATTCGGCAATTGCGGAAAGAGGTAGGACGGCGCAATGTTCTATATTTGCACGTTACTTTGTTGCCTTGGATTGCTGCGGCGGGAGAGATGAAAACTAAGCCGACTCAACATTCTGTGAAGGAATTAAGATCAATTGGCATTCAACCAGATATCTTAGTATGTCGCAGCGATCGCCCCATTCCTACCGGCTTAAAACAAAAGTTATCAGAGTTTTGTGATGTCCCTGTAGAATGTGTTATTACTAGCCCAGATGCCCGCAGTATCTATGAAGTTCCAGTCCTTTTAGAACGGGAAGGACTAGCAGAACAAGTTCTCAACTTACTGCAAATGGAACAACGTCAACCCAATATGACGCAATGGGAAATGATGGTAGACCGGATGTATAATCCTAAATATACCGTGGAAATTGCCATTGTTGGTAAATATGTGCGGTTAAGTGATGCCTACCTTTCTGTGGTAGAATCTTTACGTCATGCGGCTATTGCAACTCATGGTGATTTGCGGCTACGGTGGGTAAACTCGGAAGTTTTAGAAAATGAACCCCCGGAAAACTATCTCTCAGGTGTTGATGGTATCATTGTTCCCGGTGGTTTTGGGAATCGGGGCATAGATGGGAAAATTGCGGCTATTAAATATGCACGCGATCGCCAAATTCCCTTTTTAGGTTTATGCTTAGGTATGCAGTGTTCTGTGATTGAATGGGCGAGAAACGTCGAGGGACTATCTAATGCCAATAGTGCAGAATTTGACCAATATACCAAAAATCCTGTTATTAACCTGTTACCAGAACAGCAGGATGTAGTAGATTTAGGCGGAACAATGCGCTTGGGACTTTATCCTTGTCGGGTACTTCCCAATACTCTAGCTTTCCAACTTTATCAAGAAGAAGTCATTTATGAGCGCCACCGTCACCGTTATGAATTTAACAACGTTTATCGAAGTCAGTTGTTAAATTCGGGTTATTTGGTGAGTGGGACATCTCCTGACGGTAGATTAGTAGAAATCATCGAATATCCCAAACATCCTTTCTTTATCGCTTGTCAATTTCACCCTGAATTCCAATCTCGCCCCAACGCACCTCATCCTTTATTCAAAGGGTTTATGACGGCTGCTCTCTCTCAATCTCATTCTACAACTACTATACCCAAGCCAGTAGAGGTTTCTTAA
- a CDS encoding N-acetylmuramoyl-L-alanine amidase, with protein sequence MKKLLGLVLFNFVFTSSVALAQEPLLVVFPPTNYQTSTEKIFFIGTAPPDGQVLINGKLVNRSKAGHFSPSFPLQIGENIFKVRYQNQEREIKIIRLSTQPQLPQGLGFAKDSLTPNADIARLPGELICFSAVAPPQATVSVNLVNQNIALLPQPPQAQLPPNSSILTGLNQPNLSSLTKYQGCTTVTNAADLGKPQFNLQLNNQRITQTGLGKIEILSPTQLAVAEITSESGVARTGPSTDYSRLTPLPKGTRASVTGKEGEWLRLDYGAWINSKETKIISGAIASQIAIHSVGYRQLSEATEIRFPLEAAVPVSVEQGNNSFILTLYNTTAKTDTIRLDDDPLISRLDWQQVSPTQVKYTFNLKKLQQWGYKLRYDHTTLVLTLRHPPNLENNKRLPLSGIKILLDPGHGGKESGASGPTGYLEKDVNLIISKLLRDELAKRGAKVVMTREDDRDVSLVERQVIIGKEEPAISLSIHHNSLPDNGDAERTKGFSSFWYHPQAHGIAIFLHNYVVKNLRKPSAGVFWNNLALTRPSAAPSVLLELGFMSNPDEFEEIVNPQAQKKMANTLADGITEWFKMVKE encoded by the coding sequence ATGAAAAAACTCTTAGGATTAGTATTATTTAATTTTGTATTTACCTCCTCAGTTGCGTTAGCACAAGAACCTCTTTTAGTAGTTTTTCCCCCGACAAACTACCAAACCAGCACAGAAAAAATATTTTTTATCGGTACAGCACCACCGGACGGGCAAGTTTTAATTAATGGTAAACTCGTTAACCGTAGCAAGGCCGGGCATTTTTCCCCTAGTTTTCCCTTGCAGATAGGAGAAAATATATTTAAAGTCCGTTATCAAAATCAAGAACGAGAGATTAAGATCATTAGGCTGTCTACTCAACCTCAGTTACCCCAGGGCTTGGGCTTTGCGAAAGATTCCTTGACTCCTAATGCCGATATTGCCAGATTACCAGGAGAACTAATTTGTTTTAGTGCAGTTGCACCACCTCAAGCAACTGTCTCGGTTAACCTAGTGAATCAAAATATTGCCCTTTTACCCCAACCTCCACAAGCACAATTACCTCCCAATTCGAGTATTTTGACGGGGTTAAATCAACCTAATCTATCTAGTCTTACCAAATACCAAGGTTGCACAACAGTCACAAATGCTGCTGATTTAGGAAAACCTCAATTTAATTTACAACTGAATAATCAAAGAATAACTCAAACTGGTTTGGGCAAAATCGAAATTCTGTCTCCCACACAGTTAGCAGTTGCAGAAATTACATCGGAATCAGGCGTTGCTCGCACGGGACCCAGCACCGATTATTCACGACTAACACCATTGCCAAAAGGGACTAGGGCAAGTGTGACGGGGAAAGAAGGTGAATGGTTGCGCTTAGACTATGGAGCTTGGATTAATAGCAAAGAAACCAAAATTATATCAGGTGCGATCGCTTCACAGATAGCCATTCATAGTGTAGGTTATCGGCAATTGTCTGAAGCGACAGAGATTCGTTTTCCTTTAGAAGCTGCTGTGCCGGTGAGTGTAGAACAGGGAAATAACTCTTTTATTCTCACTCTCTACAATACCACTGCTAAAACAGACACAATTCGTCTAGATGATGACCCTCTGATTTCTCGCCTAGATTGGCAACAGGTAAGTCCTACACAGGTAAAATATACTTTTAACCTCAAAAAGCTCCAACAGTGGGGCTATAAGCTGAGGTATGATCATACAACTTTGGTTTTAACTTTACGTCATCCACCCAATCTTGAAAATAACAAACGCCTACCTTTATCTGGCATCAAGATTTTACTTGATCCAGGGCATGGTGGGAAAGAATCTGGTGCTAGTGGTCCAACTGGGTATTTGGAAAAAGATGTGAATTTGATAATTTCTAAATTACTGCGAGATGAGTTGGCCAAGCGCGGCGCTAAGGTAGTAATGACCAGAGAAGATGATCGAGATGTGTCTTTGGTCGAACGTCAGGTAATCATTGGTAAAGAAGAACCTGCAATTTCTCTTTCCATCCATCATAACTCTTTACCAGATAATGGTGATGCCGAAAGAACCAAAGGATTTTCCAGTTTTTGGTATCATCCTCAAGCACATGGTATCGCCATATTCTTACATAATTACGTAGTCAAAAACCTCCGTAAACCTTCTGCTGGCGTATTTTGGAATAATTTAGCCCTGACTCGTCCTAGTGCTGCACCTTCGGTATTATTGGAGTTGGGGTTTATGAGTAATCCTGATGAATTTGAGGAGATAGTTAATCCTCAAGCACAGAAGAAAATGGCTAATACGTTGGCTGACGGGATAACTGAATGGTTTAAAATGGTGAAAGAATAA
- a CDS encoding HNH endonuclease, with protein sequence MNKTPRIPIPPEVRNYVFQRDKYQCQSCGKISQETQLTIDHIIPLSRGGKNDISNLQTLCLTCNQQKTNKIDNRFHRHFDT encoded by the coding sequence ATGAACAAAACCCCACGAATCCCCATACCCCCAGAAGTCAGAAACTATGTTTTCCAAAGAGATAAATATCAATGTCAAAGCTGTGGTAAAATCTCCCAAGAAACTCAACTCACCATTGATCATATTATCCCCTTATCTCGTGGGGGAAAAAACGATATTAGTAACTTACAAACACTCTGTTTAACTTGCAACCAACAGAAAACCAATAAAATTGACAATCGTTTTCACAGACATTTTGACACCTAA
- a CDS encoding AarF/ABC1/UbiB kinase family protein produces the protein MEQGYSDKAYRWNREEYSSKRRFVDIWSFVLTLMFKIWRYNKAWSYSGGVTESKQAARRKAQAIWIRTTFLDLGPTFIKIGQLFSTRADIFSAEYVEELSKLQDRVPAFSYEQVEAIIEQELGKKVSVLFQDFEPVPLAAASLGQVHKAILYTGESVVVKVQRPGLKKLFEIDLGILKGIARYFQNHPKWGKGRDWMGIYEECCRILWEEIDYLNEGRNADTFRRNFRPYDWVKVPRVYWRYATSRIITLEYMPGIKVSQYDALDAAGVDRKAIARYGAQAYLHQLLNNGFFHADPHPGNLAVSPDGALIFYDFGMMGTIKSNVREGLMETLFGIAQKDGDRVVKSLVDLGAIAPTEDMGPVRRSVQYMLDNFMDKPFENQSVAAISEDLYELAYDQPFRFPATFTFVMRAFSTLEGVGKGLDPEFNFMEVAQPYAMQLMTDNSSSEGNSFLNELSRQAVQVSSTALGLPRRLEDTLDKIERGDIRLRVRSVETERLIRRQSNIQLAISYALIISGFTIAATILLVSHYVWLASFMGLIIASVSFLLIRLLLRLDRYDRMY, from the coding sequence ATGGAACAAGGTTACTCAGACAAAGCATACCGTTGGAATCGGGAAGAATACTCTAGCAAGCGCCGCTTTGTGGATATTTGGTCTTTTGTCTTGACCTTGATGTTCAAAATTTGGCGCTACAACAAGGCTTGGAGTTACTCCGGTGGTGTAACAGAATCCAAGCAAGCCGCTAGACGCAAAGCCCAAGCAATCTGGATTAGAACTACGTTTTTAGATTTGGGTCCGACTTTTATTAAGATTGGACAATTGTTTTCCACTCGTGCTGATATTTTCTCTGCTGAATATGTAGAGGAATTATCTAAGTTACAAGATAGAGTCCCAGCATTCAGTTATGAACAGGTAGAAGCAATTATTGAGCAGGAATTAGGGAAGAAAGTTTCCGTACTGTTTCAAGATTTTGAACCTGTCCCCCTGGCTGCTGCTAGTTTGGGTCAAGTCCACAAGGCTATTTTATATACTGGTGAGTCAGTAGTGGTCAAGGTGCAACGGCCTGGACTGAAAAAGCTGTTTGAAATTGATTTAGGCATTCTCAAAGGTATTGCCCGCTACTTTCAAAACCATCCTAAATGGGGCAAAGGTAGAGATTGGATGGGTATATATGAGGAATGTTGTCGCATTCTCTGGGAAGAAATTGATTATTTGAATGAAGGTCGCAATGCCGATACTTTTCGCCGGAATTTTCGCCCTTACGATTGGGTAAAAGTACCGAGAGTTTATTGGCGTTATGCTACTTCCAGAATAATTACTTTAGAGTATATGCCGGGGATTAAAGTTAGTCAGTATGATGCTTTAGATGCTGCTGGTGTAGACAGAAAAGCGATCGCTCGTTATGGCGCACAAGCCTACCTACATCAACTTCTGAATAATGGCTTCTTCCACGCTGACCCTCACCCTGGTAATCTGGCAGTTAGTCCCGACGGTGCTTTGATTTTCTACGACTTCGGGATGATGGGAACAATTAAATCCAATGTCCGCGAAGGGTTAATGGAAACTTTATTTGGCATCGCCCAAAAAGATGGCGATCGCGTGGTAAAATCTTTAGTTGATTTAGGAGCGATCGCCCCAACTGAGGACATGGGACCTGTCCGTCGTTCAGTCCAGTATATGCTGGATAACTTCATGGATAAGCCCTTTGAAAACCAATCTGTGGCAGCTATTAGTGAGGATTTATATGAACTCGCTTATGATCAACCATTTAGATTTCCCGCAACATTTACCTTTGTCATGCGTGCCTTTTCCACTCTCGAAGGAGTTGGTAAAGGTCTAGATCCGGAATTTAACTTTATGGAAGTTGCCCAGCCTTATGCAATGCAGCTTATGACAGATAACAGTAGTTCAGAGGGGAATAGCTTCTTGAATGAATTAAGTCGTCAAGCAGTTCAAGTCAGTAGCACTGCTTTAGGATTGCCTCGGAGATTAGAAGATACCCTGGATAAAATAGAACGTGGGGATATTCGTCTGCGAGTTCGCTCTGTAGAAACAGAACGCCTGATACGGCGACAGAGTAATATTCAACTGGCAATAAGCTATGCTCTTATTATCAGTGGTTTTACGATTGCTGCCACAATTCTCCTAGTTAGCCATTATGTATGGTTAGCGAGTTTTATGGGTTTAATTATCGCATCAGTTTCATTCCTGCTGATTCGGTTGCTTTTACGCCTCGACCGTTATGATCGGATGTATTAA
- a CDS encoding Stp1/IreP family PP2C-type Ser/Thr phosphatase: MKLDSTGCTDPGLIRAYNQDSYYIDPTGRFFIVADGMGGHAGGEEASRIATAEIRLYLEKNWQSSESSSKLLEQALSTANRAIVQDQQNHPERSDMGTTAVVVVIRPSESPVCGHVGDSRLYRLRESQLQQITEDHTWIAKAMKMGDINADEARVHPYRHVLSSCLGREDLNQIDIQLLNLENGDRLLLCSDGLTEELIDKQILGHINGVPSLEQAAQSLIEAANQQGGHDNITVVLVSVET; encoded by the coding sequence ATGAAACTTGACTCTACCGGTTGTACAGATCCGGGGCTTATTCGTGCTTATAATCAAGATTCCTACTATATTGATCCCACCGGGCGATTCTTTATAGTTGCTGACGGTATGGGGGGTCATGCAGGAGGAGAAGAAGCTAGTCGGATTGCTACCGCAGAAATTCGGTTATATCTAGAGAAAAATTGGCAATCCTCCGAATCTTCTTCAAAACTCCTAGAACAAGCTTTATCCACAGCCAATCGAGCCATCGTTCAAGATCAGCAAAATCATCCTGAACGCTCTGATATGGGAACCACAGCCGTAGTAGTAGTTATTCGTCCATCCGAATCCCCTGTCTGTGGTCATGTTGGCGATTCACGTCTTTATCGGCTGCGAGAATCACAATTACAACAAATTACGGAAGATCATACCTGGATTGCCAAGGCTATGAAAATGGGTGATATTAATGCTGATGAAGCCAGGGTTCATCCCTATCGCCATGTTTTATCCAGTTGTTTGGGTAGGGAAGACCTGAATCAGATTGATATTCAATTACTGAATTTAGAAAATGGCGATCGCCTACTTCTCTGTAGTGATGGACTGACAGAAGAACTCATAGACAAACAAATTCTTGGACACATCAACGGCGTACCTTCTCTAGAACAAGCTGCTCAATCCCTAATCGAAGCCGCTAACCAACAAGGTGGACACGATAATATTACAGTCGTCTTAGTCTCGGTAGAAACCTGA
- a CDS encoding alpha/beta hydrolase: MRYDQNKLLLTPEWAQTHYPLPITHYPLPITHYPLPITHYPLPITHYPLPIT, encoded by the coding sequence ATGAGGTACGACCAAAACAAGCTACTTCTGACTCCTGAATGGGCGCAGACCCATTACCCATTACCCATTACCCATTACCCATTACCCATTACCCATTACCCATTACCCATTACCCATTACCCATTACCCATTACCCATTACCCATTACCCATTACCTAG
- a CDS encoding NblA/ycf18 family protein, whose product MNQRTELSLEQQFSIRSFATQVQHMSHEQAQDFLVKLYEQMVVREATYQEMLKQQWGLDSDSTMA is encoded by the coding sequence ATGAATCAACGAACTGAACTGTCTTTGGAACAGCAATTTAGCATTCGCTCCTTTGCCACACAAGTCCAACACATGAGCCACGAACAAGCTCAAGATTTTTTAGTCAAGCTTTATGAGCAAATGGTTGTCCGTGAAGCGACTTATCAAGAAATGCTTAAACAACAGTGGGGTCTAGACTCAGATTCCACTATGGCATAG
- a CDS encoding serine/threonine protein kinase translates to MSDPNIGRLLGNRYQLQELIGSGAMGRVYRAKDTLLGGVPVAVKFLTLSIQNERMRLQERFEREAKTCALLGQKSIHIVRVMDYGVDETYYVMEYLPGQTLGQIIRRKHLSLPRFLSMSKQIGLGLQYAHDGIIVDGEICPIIHRDIKPGNIMVVEDPSFGELVKILDFGIAKLLISDGDHTKFYLGTLAYSSPEQIEGKELDSRSDIYSFGILMFEMLAGQIPLVASTNTFGAWYKAHTFEKPCSFAEISPNLLIPKQLEDVIMSCLGKKPSERPQSINEIINILTTVEQQNDTQNIIKDTPVINNNLVYKDSQETIKTNFSLLPVPVEKIKTNLPASPIPNQDTQVEPPRYSVNDDVTQLFSWPENKPIANIVFIQPIYQDKNLLPALWVMLPQEEIQKRLVCTRYNQFLFISSPHPVILWITVIYTRQHGAKWLPYYLDLKTNFGQEITQLLQNTGEYLLLFFTKETPNPCTHILQSSIATAQQERLKEWLKSSNFPTLLTDAQISKNLLKQEYEKIKPKILAKLETMDTDSPFNISG, encoded by the coding sequence ATGTCAGACCCCAACATTGGTCGCTTACTCGGAAACCGTTACCAACTTCAAGAGCTTATTGGCTCTGGAGCAATGGGACGAGTTTATCGTGCTAAGGATACCTTGCTGGGAGGTGTTCCTGTTGCAGTCAAATTTCTCACTTTATCAATCCAAAACGAAAGGATGCGTTTGCAAGAACGATTTGAGCGAGAAGCAAAAACTTGCGCCTTGCTAGGTCAAAAAAGCATCCATATTGTCCGAGTAATGGACTATGGAGTAGATGAAACATACTATGTGATGGAATATCTACCAGGACAAACCTTAGGTCAGATCATTCGCAGAAAACATCTGAGTTTACCAAGATTTCTCAGTATGTCTAAGCAAATTGGTTTAGGATTACAGTACGCCCATGATGGTATTATTGTAGATGGCGAAATTTGCCCAATCATCCATCGTGATATTAAACCGGGCAATATCATGGTAGTTGAAGATCCCAGTTTTGGGGAATTAGTCAAAATTTTAGACTTTGGTATTGCTAAGTTACTGATATCTGATGGTGACCATACAAAGTTTTATTTAGGGACTTTGGCTTATTCTTCTCCTGAACAAATTGAAGGTAAAGAACTAGATAGTCGTTCTGATATCTACAGTTTTGGGATCTTGATGTTTGAAATGCTGGCTGGACAAATTCCTTTAGTGGCATCAACCAACACCTTTGGCGCATGGTATAAAGCCCATACCTTTGAAAAACCCTGTTCCTTTGCAGAAATTTCTCCTAATTTGCTCATACCAAAGCAATTGGAAGATGTAATTATGAGTTGTCTAGGCAAAAAACCTAGTGAACGTCCCCAAAGCATTAATGAAATTATTAATATTCTCACTACCGTAGAGCAGCAGAACGATACTCAAAACATCATCAAAGATACTCCTGTTATTAATAATAACCTTGTATATAAAGATTCCCAAGAAACTATTAAAACTAATTTTTCTCTACTTCCCGTACCAGTAGAGAAAATTAAAACCAATCTACCGGCATCTCCCATTCCTAACCAGGATACACAAGTCGAACCACCAAGATATTCAGTCAATGATGATGTAACCCAACTTTTTTCCTGGCCAGAGAATAAACCAATTGCGAATATCGTTTTTATTCAACCCATTTACCAAGATAAAAACCTGTTACCGGCACTATGGGTGATGCTACCCCAAGAAGAAATTCAAAAACGCTTAGTTTGTACTCGCTACAATCAATTTCTGTTTATTTCTTCTCCCCATCCAGTCATATTATGGATTACAGTTATTTATACCCGTCAACATGGGGCTAAATGGTTGCCTTACTATTTGGATCTCAAAACTAATTTTGGTCAAGAAATCACTCAGTTACTACAAAATACTGGGGAGTATCTTTTATTATTCTTTACTAAAGAAACTCCTAATCCTTGCACACATATATTACAGTCAAGTATTGCTACTGCTCAACAAGAACGACTAAAAGAATGGCTAAAGTCTAGTAATTTTCCTACTTTATTAACGGATGCTCAGATTAGTAAAAATTTATTGAAACAAGAATATGAAAAAATTAAACCCAAAATATTAGCTAAGTTAGAAACAATGGATACTGATTCTCCATTCAATATTTCTGGTTGA
- a CDS encoding anhydro-N-acetylmuramic acid kinase, producing MQPTRVIGLMSGTSVDGIDTALVEISGREWDLKVELLAGETYPYPSQLREQILEIGAGTAVSMADLAAIDDAIARNFAQAAQHIQVSHQGATLIGSHGQTVYHRPPQHGEELGYSFQLGRGALIAHLTGITTVSNFRTADIAAHGHGAPLVPKVDAYLLSHPHQERCIQNIGGIGNVTYLPVQSDHWLSQIRGWDTGPGNSLLDLAVQYFTNGTKSYDENGDWAASGTPCYPLVEQWLNHEYFHLPPPKSTGRELFGLAYLHDCLQDAQPYQLNSADFLATLTELTAASIVHSYDSFLVKRPDEVILCGGGSRNLYLKNRLELLLATVPVLTTDEFGVSAAFKEAIAFAVLAYWRNIGIPGNLPAVTGASKEMLLGEIHGNYS from the coding sequence ATGCAACCGACTCGCGTTATTGGTTTAATGAGCGGTACGTCTGTAGATGGGATAGATACCGCTTTAGTCGAAATTTCTGGTCGAGAGTGGGATCTGAAGGTGGAATTACTAGCAGGGGAAACATATCCCTACCCCTCTCAACTCCGAGAACAAATTTTGGAGATTGGGGCTGGTACTGCTGTATCAATGGCAGATTTAGCCGCAATAGATGATGCGATCGCTCGGAATTTTGCCCAAGCTGCTCAACATATTCAAGTTAGTCATCAGGGAGCTACTCTCATTGGTTCTCATGGTCAAACTGTTTACCATCGCCCACCCCAGCACGGAGAAGAACTAGGTTATAGTTTCCAGCTAGGACGGGGGGCGTTGATTGCCCATCTAACTGGTATTACTACTGTGAGTAATTTCCGAACAGCAGATATAGCTGCTCACGGTCATGGTGCGCCCCTTGTTCCGAAAGTAGATGCCTATTTACTGAGTCATCCCCACCAAGAACGTTGTATTCAAAATATTGGAGGTATTGGGAATGTCACTTATCTCCCCGTCCAGAGTGATCATTGGTTGTCGCAAATTCGCGGTTGGGATACAGGTCCGGGGAATAGCCTATTAGATTTAGCCGTACAGTATTTTACCAATGGGACTAAAAGCTATGATGAAAACGGTGATTGGGCCGCCAGTGGTACACCATGTTACCCATTGGTAGAACAATGGCTAAATCACGAATATTTCCACTTACCACCGCCTAAATCTACTGGACGTGAGTTATTTGGTCTTGCTTACTTGCATGATTGTTTGCAGGATGCCCAGCCCTACCAACTCAACTCCGCAGATTTTTTAGCAACTCTTACAGAATTAACAGCGGCTTCTATTGTCCATAGTTATGACAGTTTTCTAGTCAAAAGACCAGATGAAGTAATATTATGTGGTGGTGGTAGTCGCAATCTTTACTTAAAAAATCGGCTTGAGTTATTGTTGGCAACCGTTCCAGTTCTTACTACCGATGAGTTTGGCGTAAGTGCCGCATTTAAAGAAGCGATCGCCTTTGCAGTTTTAGCATACTGGCGCAATATAGGTATTCCTGGTAACTTACCCGCAGTTACAGGCGCATCTAAAGAAATGCTTTTAGGAGAAATTCACGGTAACTATAGCTGA
- a CDS encoding sugar transferase: MKDFAINNRNLLSNSFNEAKLDLRAPSYAIISKGKWWLRLLILFSVDIALLLISWILVEYRLPWLGQYEYSSMLIAIFIQIASLYVQGNYELRERQHNYGNIIKTLFFAHCVILMYCFLYEPIEDITQSTLIFFWLLSTVLICAGRLVINISKYLVQKQNIACNPVFIICNSQDKEQVFSFIKQENRYTIAGSDNAKSLDRNNRQKTLEKLNQLGVTEVFVSWDAIRNRMFLCWLFQSSGITVHLLPVELKAIYRDVEINNVGGMNCLSFTCPLIIGKDFWTKRIFDICFATLFLIFTFPIYLAIAIAIRLDSPGSVFYQQTRIGLHGAKFQVWKFRTMRTDADKMQKELEALNETKDGVLFKIKDDPRVTRIGKFLRRYSLDELPQLFNVVLGEMSLVGPRPLPIRDVEKFSQSHFIRQEVLPGVTGMWQVSGRSDILDFDEVINLDLRYIENWSLWLDFQILLKTVQVVLNKEGAY, translated from the coding sequence ATGAAAGACTTTGCCATAAATAATCGGAACTTACTCAGCAATAGCTTCAATGAAGCTAAGTTAGATCTACGCGCACCTAGCTACGCTATAATCAGTAAAGGAAAATGGTGGCTGCGATTACTAATACTTTTTTCAGTAGATATTGCTCTTTTATTAATCAGTTGGATATTAGTTGAATATCGTTTACCTTGGCTGGGACAGTACGAATATTCATCTATGTTGATAGCTATTTTTATTCAAATAGCATCACTCTATGTTCAAGGTAATTATGAATTACGTGAACGGCAGCATAACTATGGAAACATTATAAAAACACTATTTTTTGCTCATTGTGTGATATTAATGTACTGCTTTTTATATGAACCAATTGAAGATATTACACAATCAACATTAATATTTTTCTGGCTGTTAAGTACAGTTTTAATTTGTGCCGGTAGATTGGTAATAAACATCAGTAAGTATCTGGTACAGAAACAAAATATTGCTTGTAATCCAGTTTTTATAATTTGTAACTCCCAAGATAAAGAACAAGTTTTTAGCTTTATCAAACAAGAAAATCGTTACACTATAGCGGGAAGTGATAATGCTAAATCCCTTGATAGAAATAATCGCCAAAAAACTTTAGAGAAACTCAATCAACTTGGAGTCACAGAAGTTTTTGTTTCTTGGGATGCTATCCGAAATAGAATGTTTCTATGTTGGTTATTTCAATCATCAGGGATTACAGTACATCTTTTGCCTGTAGAACTTAAAGCAATTTATCGAGATGTGGAAATAAACAACGTCGGAGGCATGAATTGTTTAAGTTTTACCTGTCCATTAATTATTGGTAAAGATTTCTGGACTAAGCGTATTTTTGATATTTGCTTTGCAACTTTATTTCTAATCTTCACTTTTCCTATATATCTAGCCATTGCTATTGCTATCAGATTAGACTCTCCAGGTTCAGTATTTTATCAACAGACTCGCATAGGATTACATGGTGCGAAATTTCAAGTTTGGAAATTCCGTACTATGAGAACTGATGCTGACAAAATGCAAAAAGAATTAGAAGCATTAAATGAAACAAAAGATGGCGTTTTATTTAAAATCAAAGATGATCCTCGCGTGACTCGTATAGGCAAATTTCTCCGTCGTTATAGCCTAGACGAGTTACCTCAACTATTTAATGTTGTTTTGGGAGAAATGAGTCTAGTTGGTCCTCGTCCTTTACCGATTAGAGATGTAGAGAAATTTTCCCAAAGTCATTTTATCCGTCAAGAAGTATTACCAGGAGTCACTGGGATGTGGCAAGTTTCAGGACGTTCTGATATTTTAGACTTTGATGAAGTCATAAATCTTGACCTCAGATATATTGAGAATTGGTCACTGTGGTTGGATTTTCAGATTTTGTTGAAGACTGTACAGGTAGTTTTGAATAAGGAAGGAGCGTATTAA